In Oceanobacillus sp. FSL K6-2867, one DNA window encodes the following:
- a CDS encoding RNA-binding S4 domain-containing protein encodes MRLDKFLKISRIIKRRTLAKEVADQGRITVNGNQAKASTVLSKGDELIIRFGQKLVTVKVNDLRETVKKDEAETLYTIVKEEKAE; translated from the coding sequence ATGCGTTTGGATAAGTTTTTGAAAATATCTCGAATTATTAAGCGAAGAACGTTAGCAAAGGAAGTAGCTGACCAAGGACGAATCACCGTAAATGGCAATCAGGCAAAAGCTTCAACCGTCCTTTCTAAAGGAGACGAGCTTATTATTCGTTTTGGGCAAAAGCTTGTAACGGTAAAAGTGAACGACCTAAGAGAAACAGTGAAGAAGGATGAAGCAGAAACACTCTACACCATTGTGAAAGAAGAAAAAGCTGAATAG
- the mazG gene encoding nucleoside triphosphate pyrophosphohydrolase: MSKIEIIGLGAGDVNQLPFGIYKKLVQAEGIIYTRTLDHPVIESLQDEGVRFQGFDHMYEEEEQFGAVYDRITGTLMEQVKEADTIIYTVPGHPMLAEKTVQLLLEQTEAEVEVIGGQSYLDDLFTSLKIDPIEGFQFVDGTSFTRNQLDYRHHIIFCQVYDRFVASEVKLSLLEDLPPDYEVTIIEAAGSTQEKITKVPLEELDHTMEISNLTSVYIPPAPENLLHHKFDRLREVMAILRAPGGCPWDRKQTHESLREYSIEEVYELIDAIDAEDDSNIIEELGDILMHVVLHSQIGEDDGYFTIDDVIRSITDKMIYRHPHVFSDTKVNSVEDVNRNWEELKKAEKGEERDSVLDGIPNHLPSLAKAFKLQKKAAKVGFEWEDVSGVWEKLDEELKEVQEAIEKDTIREMEDEFGDVLFVLANLARYYKVNPEIALNRANKKFQSRFTYIEEQLKKKGIDIKQASLEEMDAYWDEAKAKERE; the protein is encoded by the coding sequence GGTGTGCGGTTTCAAGGTTTTGACCATATGTATGAGGAAGAGGAGCAGTTCGGTGCGGTATATGATCGGATAACGGGCACTTTAATGGAGCAGGTGAAAGAAGCAGACACAATTATTTATACTGTTCCAGGTCATCCAATGCTTGCAGAAAAAACGGTCCAGCTATTATTAGAGCAGACAGAAGCTGAGGTCGAAGTGATTGGTGGCCAAAGCTACTTAGATGATTTATTTACTTCGTTAAAAATTGACCCGATTGAAGGCTTTCAATTTGTAGATGGTACTTCCTTTACTCGAAATCAGCTGGATTACCGACATCATATTATTTTTTGCCAAGTATATGATCGCTTTGTTGCCTCGGAAGTAAAGCTTTCTCTGCTTGAGGATCTGCCGCCGGATTATGAAGTCACTATTATCGAAGCTGCAGGCAGCACCCAGGAAAAAATAACTAAAGTTCCTTTAGAAGAACTGGATCACACGATGGAAATTAGCAATTTAACGAGTGTCTATATTCCGCCGGCTCCCGAAAACTTATTGCACCACAAGTTCGATCGCTTACGAGAGGTAATGGCAATATTACGAGCTCCAGGAGGTTGTCCATGGGACAGAAAGCAAACGCATGAATCACTAAGGGAATATAGCATTGAAGAGGTTTATGAGCTTATTGATGCGATTGATGCTGAGGACGATTCTAATATCATTGAGGAATTGGGAGATATTCTAATGCACGTCGTTCTTCATAGCCAAATTGGTGAGGATGATGGTTACTTTACGATAGACGATGTGATTCGGTCAATTACAGATAAGATGATTTATCGTCACCCCCACGTATTTTCAGATACGAAGGTCAATTCTGTTGAAGATGTTAATCGAAATTGGGAAGAATTGAAGAAGGCAGAAAAAGGTGAGGAAAGAGACTCTGTGTTGGACGGCATTCCAAACCATCTTCCATCACTTGCGAAGGCTTTTAAACTGCAAAAGAAGGCAGCAAAGGTCGGTTTTGAATGGGAAGACGTTTCAGGTGTGTGGGAAAAGCTTGATGAGGAATTAAAAGAAGTCCAGGAAGCAATTGAAAAGGACACCATAAGAGAAATGGAAGATGAATTTGGTGATGTATTATTTGTGCTGGCAAATCTAGCAAGGTATTATAAAGTTAACCCAGAAATAGCATTAAACCGGGCAAATAAAAAATTCCAATCACGCTTTACGTATATTGAAGAACAGCTTAAGAAAAAAGGTATAGATATAAAGCAAGCCAGTCTTGAAGAAATGGATGCTTATTGGGATGAAGCAAAAGCAAAAGAAAGAGAGTGA